A single window of Fischerella sp. PCC 9605 DNA harbors:
- a CDS encoding DUF1822 family protein, whose amino-acid sequence MSRKTLNLDEYSLTLPITQAARRTAQQFANQQPTPERAERVRLNTLCVLVVNDYLQMMDIATDLRTGDSWNPVVRLCADVADLELPGIGRLECRPVSLDREICYVPPETWEERIGYVVVQVDESLQEAKLLGFVRSVADEELPLSQLQPLEALIEHLAPTAIASPAPELVNLSQWFAGIFDTGWQTLESLWNQPELAPAFAFRSSNLIEENTNNQQEPTVRRGKLIDLGIKIANQLVVLIVEISPQANQQTSIHVQLHPANSQNYLTPGVKLIVIDRSGAEFLEAQARNADNYIQLQFRGEPGEQFSVKVALNDACVTENFVI is encoded by the coding sequence ATGTCACGCAAGACACTGAACTTAGACGAGTATTCTTTAACATTGCCCATTACCCAAGCAGCCCGCAGAACTGCCCAGCAGTTTGCCAATCAGCAGCCTACTCCTGAACGTGCCGAACGAGTCCGCTTAAATACGCTTTGTGTGTTGGTAGTAAATGACTACTTGCAAATGATGGATATTGCCACCGATTTGAGAACTGGTGACAGTTGGAATCCGGTTGTACGTCTGTGTGCTGATGTCGCCGATTTGGAGTTACCAGGAATTGGGCGTTTGGAGTGCCGTCCTGTAAGTCTGGATCGAGAAATTTGTTATGTTCCTCCAGAAACCTGGGAAGAACGAATAGGTTATGTAGTTGTGCAAGTAGATGAATCGCTGCAAGAAGCAAAGCTGTTGGGGTTTGTTCGCAGCGTTGCAGATGAAGAACTGCCTTTAAGTCAACTGCAACCTCTAGAAGCATTAATTGAACATTTAGCACCAACCGCGATCGCTTCACCAGCTCCTGAATTAGTAAATTTGAGCCAGTGGTTTGCAGGTATCTTTGATACTGGCTGGCAAACTCTAGAATCGTTGTGGAATCAGCCAGAACTTGCCCCAGCTTTTGCCTTTAGAAGTAGCAATTTGATTGAAGAAAATACCAATAACCAGCAAGAACCAACCGTGAGACGAGGAAAATTGATTGACTTAGGAATCAAGATTGCCAATCAACTCGTCGTTTTAATTGTGGAAATCAGCCCTCAAGCTAACCAACAAACGAGCATTCACGTACAATTGCACCCAGCTAATAGTCAAAATTACCTGACACCAGGAGTAAAACTCATAGTTATCGATCGCTCAGGAGCAGAATTTTTAGAAGCCCAAGCCAGAAATGCAGACAATTACATTCAGTTACAGTTTAGAGGAGAACCCGGGGAGCAGTTTAGCGTTAAGGTAGCACTGAATGATGCCTGTGTGACAGAAAATTTCGTAATTTAG
- a CDS encoding CHAT domain-containing protein — translation MKVKDKIYRFLALALVTTLLCTSISPALAKLPPLTLSPSPYLPLSPRQVLQRGEPPQRTGSSSPTSSLQKGKVLYDAGRFAEAVQVLKQAVQEYQKQGETLKQVVALSNLSLAYQQLGEWKQAQEAITQSLNLQGFKQQTPQAKTIQNYKILAQTLDIRGRLQLLTGQAEQALQTWQQTMDIYTKANDQNGVVRSQINQAQALISSGFYRRAEATLLQINQKLRSQSDSPEKAITLRSLGDVLQLVGNLPASYTVLQESLEVAKRLRSPANVAASLFSLGNNARAQQETQQAIDFYQQTVKASPSPLLKVQAQLNLLSLLIEEQKSADAKTLLPEIQSQLDPLPPSRASIYARINFVESLVKLGNGELGIGNRESGIGNREISSPTPTPAQILATAVQQARNLGDKRAEAYALGSLGSLYEQTGQWSEAQNLTQQALLLAQSSNAPDIAYRWQWQLGRLLKVKGDLQGAIAAYDTAVQTLESLRSDLVAVNQDVRFNFRDSVEPVYRQSVELLLTQKQLDEKTLEKARQRIEALKIAELDNFFREACLQGQRVLLDQVVDKENPTAAILYPIILPNELQLIVKIPKQPLRHYRTQISQAEVEKAVVELRQNLVNPAAIKATRTQSQQVYNWLVKPIESQLSASGVNTLVFVLDGVLRNVPMSSLYDGKQFLIEKYAIALSVGLQLLDPKPLQRQQLNALTAGLTEPPPQYSNFPPLPAIKTEIELIAETGIPTTNLLNQQFTSKALENQVNAAAFNVVHLATHGQFSSSADQTFILAADGPINVTEFDNILRGRDETRPEAVQLLVLSACQTAAGDKRAALGLAGTAVRAGARSTVASLWQIDDESTAQFIGAFYRELKDVSITKAEALRRAQLQLLKHPNYNAPSFWSAYVLIGNWL, via the coding sequence ATGAAAGTAAAAGATAAGATATATCGTTTTTTAGCACTAGCACTAGTGACTACTTTACTATGCACTAGTATTTCACCAGCTTTAGCAAAACTTCCTCCCCTCACTCTCTCCCCCTCTCCCTATCTCCCACTCTCCCCACGCCAGGTGCTACAACGGGGGGAACCCCCGCAACGCACTGGCTCCTCTTCTCCTACCTCTTCCTTACAAAAAGGAAAAGTGCTGTACGACGCCGGGCGGTTTGCTGAAGCTGTGCAGGTGTTAAAGCAAGCAGTGCAAGAGTATCAAAAGCAGGGAGAAACCCTTAAACAAGTTGTAGCTTTGAGTAATCTCTCACTAGCTTATCAACAACTTGGTGAATGGAAACAAGCTCAAGAAGCAATTACCCAAAGCTTGAATTTACAAGGATTTAAACAACAAACTCCCCAAGCAAAAACAATCCAAAATTATAAGATTTTAGCTCAAACGCTAGATATTCGGGGTCGTCTGCAACTGTTAACAGGACAGGCAGAACAAGCATTACAAACTTGGCAGCAGACGATGGATATTTATACCAAAGCCAATGACCAAAACGGCGTAGTGCGATCGCAGATCAATCAAGCACAAGCCCTAATTTCAAGTGGATTTTACCGTCGTGCAGAAGCGACACTTTTGCAGATTAACCAAAAACTGCGATCGCAAAGCGACTCACCAGAAAAAGCAATAACGTTGCGATCACTTGGTGATGTTTTGCAGCTGGTGGGTAACTTGCCAGCATCCTACACTGTTCTCCAAGAAAGTTTGGAAGTAGCAAAGCGCCTGCGATCGCCTGCTAATGTTGCTGCGAGTCTTTTCAGTTTAGGTAACAATGCCCGCGCCCAGCAGGAAACACAACAAGCGATCGATTTTTATCAACAAACAGTCAAAGCATCTCCCTCACCTCTTTTGAAAGTGCAAGCACAACTCAATCTCCTTAGCTTGCTAATTGAGGAGCAAAAATCAGCAGATGCAAAAACTTTACTACCAGAAATTCAATCCCAACTCGACCCACTTCCCCCCAGTCGTGCCAGTATCTATGCGCGGATTAATTTTGTAGAAAGCCTCGTCAAATTAGGAAATGGGGAATTGGGAATCGGGAATCGGGAATCGGGAATTGGCAATAGAGAAATTTCTTCCCCCACTCCCACGCCTGCTCAGATCCTCGCTACCGCCGTGCAACAAGCCCGTAATTTGGGTGACAAACGAGCAGAAGCTTATGCCTTGGGAAGTTTGGGCAGCTTATACGAGCAAACTGGACAATGGTCAGAAGCACAAAACCTCACTCAACAGGCGTTACTATTAGCACAGAGTAGTAATGCACCAGATATTGCTTATCGGTGGCAATGGCAATTAGGAAGATTGCTGAAAGTAAAAGGAGACTTACAAGGAGCGATCGCAGCATACGATACAGCTGTGCAAACTCTCGAATCTCTTCGCAGCGATCTAGTAGCAGTCAATCAAGATGTGCGATTCAACTTTCGTGACAGCGTCGAACCAGTTTATCGGCAGTCAGTCGAATTACTGCTGACACAAAAACAACTAGACGAAAAAACTCTAGAAAAAGCCCGTCAGCGGATTGAAGCACTAAAAATAGCAGAATTAGATAACTTCTTCCGAGAAGCTTGTTTGCAAGGTCAGCGAGTGCTGCTAGACCAAGTCGTAGACAAAGAAAATCCTACCGCTGCCATCTTATACCCGATCATTCTTCCCAATGAACTGCAACTAATTGTTAAAATTCCCAAACAACCACTACGACACTATCGCACCCAGATTTCCCAAGCAGAAGTAGAAAAAGCAGTCGTTGAATTGCGTCAAAATCTTGTCAACCCTGCGGCGATCAAAGCTACAAGGACACAGTCACAACAAGTTTACAACTGGCTGGTTAAACCGATAGAGTCGCAATTGTCAGCCAGTGGGGTAAACACCCTGGTATTTGTTCTGGATGGAGTACTACGTAATGTACCAATGTCCTCCCTCTACGACGGCAAGCAATTCTTAATTGAAAAATATGCAATTGCCCTGAGTGTCGGTCTGCAACTCCTCGACCCTAAACCGCTACAGCGACAGCAACTCAACGCTTTAACCGCTGGATTAACTGAGCCACCACCGCAGTATTCCAACTTTCCACCTTTGCCGGCGATTAAAACTGAAATCGAACTAATCGCCGAAACTGGAATACCAACAACCAATCTCTTGAATCAGCAATTCACAAGTAAAGCACTAGAAAATCAAGTGAATGCTGCTGCCTTCAACGTGGTACATTTAGCAACCCACGGTCAGTTTAGTTCTAGCGCCGATCAAACTTTTATCTTAGCTGCCGATGGACCAATTAACGTCACGGAATTCGACAATATTCTGCGCGGTCGGGATGAAACCAGACCGGAAGCAGTGCAACTATTAGTATTGAGTGCCTGTCAAACAGCAGCAGGAGACAAACGTGCAGCCCTAGGTTTAGCAGGAACAGCCGTACGTGCGGGTGCACGCAGTACCGTGGCTTCTTTATGGCAAATTGATGATGAATCCACAGCCCAGTTTATCGGTGCTTTTTATCGAGAATTAAAAGATGTCAGCATCACCAAAGCGGAAGCTCTCCGCCGCGCTCAATTACAATTGCTGAAGCATCCCAACTACAACGCACCCAGTTTTTGGTCTGCTTATGTACTAATTGGAAATTGGCTCTAA
- a CDS encoding ShlB/FhaC/HecB family hemolysin secretion/activation protein — MSGQFLLFNLKIYKYLYWLSLIIISSTTTIEPVKAEVIKKTQTSNLQSVLNPNNFQLKDVSFKDEVIQTQTKPAHAELIFETPSFSPVPEQIRIAQNFPPQNTKPPSIQPLPEPTPPKPLPPPEELLQPPATTTPPTPEPTPSGEIPQTITVKKFEVTGSTVFSPEDFAKITKPFTGRPITIAELFQVRSEITNYYVNKGYITSGAYIPPQKLQDGVVEIRVVEGGLEEIKITGTSRLKPSYLQSRLAIATDTPLNRDRLLAALQLLQLNPLIENLSAELSAGMRPGQSVLEVQITEADTLNLQLVLDNGRSPAVGSFSREIQLNEGNFSGWGDSISGIYTNTDGSNTFDFLYTLPINPRNGTVAFSFGLSDNKVIERPFNVLDIQSNSHYYELTLRQPIIQTPTQEFALGITAGHRESEATFLDGELPFPGSGADEEGKTRITPVRFFQEWTSRSSQQVFALRSQFSIGLDALNATINDSSPDGRFVAWRGQAQWVRLLAPDTLLLLRGDVQLADRPLVPFEQIGIGGLESVRGYRQDALLTDNGIFASAEVRVPIARFSERNSLLQITPFVDFGNGWNRSGRSGSEAELDTNSLVSVGLGLRFQLEDRLTARLDWGIPLVSISSGDKDSWQENGLYFSIIANPF; from the coding sequence ATATCCGGTCAATTTCTTCTCTTCAACTTAAAAATCTACAAATACTTGTATTGGTTGAGCTTGATTATCATTAGCAGCACAACGACAATTGAACCAGTGAAAGCAGAAGTAATTAAAAAAACGCAAACATCCAACCTACAATCAGTTCTAAACCCCAATAATTTTCAATTAAAAGACGTCTCTTTTAAGGATGAGGTTATACAAACACAAACAAAACCTGCTCATGCAGAGTTGATTTTTGAAACTCCAAGCTTTAGCCCTGTGCCTGAGCAAATAAGAATTGCCCAAAATTTTCCTCCTCAGAATACCAAGCCACCTTCAATCCAACCATTACCAGAACCAACACCGCCAAAACCTCTACCACCACCAGAAGAGTTACTTCAACCTCCTGCTACAACAACACCTCCCACTCCAGAACCAACCCCAAGCGGTGAAATTCCCCAAACCATCACTGTCAAAAAATTTGAAGTTACAGGCAGCACCGTCTTTAGCCCAGAAGATTTTGCCAAAATTACTAAACCCTTTACCGGACGTCCCATTACGATTGCTGAACTCTTCCAAGTACGTTCGGAAATTACTAATTATTATGTTAATAAAGGATACATTACATCCGGAGCCTACATCCCACCGCAAAAACTACAGGACGGTGTAGTAGAAATTAGAGTAGTTGAGGGGGGACTGGAAGAGATAAAAATTACAGGTACTAGCAGACTCAAGCCTAGTTACCTGCAAAGCCGCCTGGCGATCGCCACAGACACACCCCTCAATCGCGATCGCCTCCTAGCAGCATTACAGTTATTACAACTGAATCCCTTGATTGAAAACTTATCAGCAGAACTGTCTGCTGGCATGCGTCCGGGGCAAAGCGTGCTAGAAGTGCAGATAACAGAAGCCGATACTTTGAACCTACAGTTGGTATTGGATAATGGGCGATCGCCAGCTGTTGGTAGTTTTAGTCGAGAAATACAACTAAACGAAGGTAATTTTTCGGGGTGGGGCGATAGCATTAGCGGTATTTACACTAATACAGATGGCAGCAATACTTTTGATTTTTTGTATACTCTGCCCATCAACCCCCGCAATGGCACTGTAGCATTTAGCTTTGGTCTTTCTGACAACAAAGTGATTGAAAGACCCTTTAATGTCCTCGATATTCAGTCCAACTCTCATTACTACGAACTAACACTACGCCAACCCATCATCCAAACACCGACTCAGGAATTTGCTTTAGGTATAACAGCAGGTCATCGAGAAAGCGAAGCTACTTTCTTGGATGGGGAACTTCCTTTTCCAGGATCGGGTGCAGATGAGGAAGGAAAAACGCGGATCACACCAGTGCGCTTTTTTCAAGAATGGACTTCTCGTAGCAGTCAGCAAGTATTCGCCCTGCGTTCTCAGTTTAGTATTGGACTTGATGCTTTAAATGCCACCATCAACGATAGCTCTCCCGATGGTCGTTTTGTTGCGTGGAGAGGACAAGCCCAGTGGGTGCGCTTATTAGCTCCCGATACCCTACTGCTGCTACGAGGTGATGTGCAACTAGCAGACCGACCACTCGTCCCATTTGAACAAATTGGCATTGGAGGTCTCGAAAGCGTGCGAGGCTATCGTCAAGATGCCTTGCTCACAGACAACGGCATATTTGCTTCTGCCGAAGTGCGAGTTCCCATTGCTCGTTTTTCAGAACGCAACAGTCTTCTACAGATAACCCCCTTTGTGGATTTTGGCAACGGTTGGAACCGTTCCGGCAGATCCGGTTCAGAAGCAGAACTAGATACTAATTCTTTGGTATCTGTAGGATTAGGGTTGCGTTTCCAACTCGAAGATCGTCTCACTGCTCGCTTGGACTGGGGTATTCCTTTAGTTTCAATTTCTTCTGGGGATAAAGACTCATGGCAGGAAAACGGTTTGTACTTTTCCATTATTGCCAATCCCTTCTGA
- a CDS encoding CHAT domain-containing protein yields the protein MRKYRHLTRFVNISSCWGLMIFLLPISNFPVLAQTDLGLRLKTEKAVADNGKSQVKDGKSRLDEGRTLLEAGRFAEAAKVWQEAAAVFQRQGDIINQAWSLSYVSLAYQKLGEWQKAEKAISNSLNLLQQDRENTGILAVALNTQGNLELAQGKAEDALKTWQQAERTYAKAGDRVGEIGSQINQSQALRSLGFYRRAQKLLTTVNNKLQSQPDSLLKAQALQSLGVALQVVGDLQKSQEVLKQSLVISDRLKSSADTSSILFSLGNTARDLQQTQAALDYYQQAAAKATNPRVQVEAQLNQLSLYAETSQWEQAKSLLAPIKSQLDNLPPSRASVYAAVNFARSLSRLAKQDGRESARSQEAARILARGVKQAETLGDMRAKANALTQLGELYLQTQQLDPALKLTQQAQQIAEEINANSIAYQAYWQMGRIHKIQGDTEAAIAAYKLSVDALKTLRSDLVAINRDVQFSFQESVEPVYREFVELLLQSNPSQENLKQARETIEVLQLAELDNFFREACLEAKPQLIEQIDPTKTTAVIYPIILPDRLEVIVSIPGKSLSSYKISLPKADIENSIQKMRQSLNPAYSNEERLRLYQQLYEWLIRPAEPQLANSGVKTLAFVLDGSLRNLPMSVLHDGKQYLVEKYSVALSPGMQLLQARSLKQDNLKVITAGLSEARPGFKALPAVHLEVKKIASAVKSQQLLNEKFTRANLRKTIQSKPFSILHLATHGQFSSQSDDTFILAWDQKINVKELGELIKSREEDEASPIELLVLSACQTAKGDNRAVLGLAGVAVHSRARSTLATLWAVKDESTAKFMGEFYKQLSQPGTSKAEALRKAQMAFLQDANFSHPYYWAPFVLIGNWL from the coding sequence ATGCGTAAATATCGCCATCTGACGAGATTTGTAAACATCAGTAGCTGCTGGGGACTGATGATATTTTTGCTGCCAATCAGCAATTTTCCTGTACTGGCACAAACCGATTTGGGATTGAGGTTAAAAACTGAAAAAGCTGTGGCCGATAACGGCAAATCTCAAGTCAAAGATGGTAAATCTCGACTGGATGAAGGTAGAACTCTGCTTGAGGCGGGACGTTTTGCTGAGGCGGCTAAAGTTTGGCAAGAGGCGGCTGCTGTTTTTCAGCGCCAAGGAGATATCATTAATCAAGCTTGGAGTTTGAGCTATGTCTCCTTAGCTTATCAAAAATTGGGAGAGTGGCAAAAGGCTGAGAAAGCTATTAGTAACAGCCTGAATCTCTTACAACAAGATCGGGAAAATACAGGCATCCTTGCAGTGGCTCTCAATACTCAAGGTAATCTGGAACTTGCACAAGGAAAAGCAGAAGACGCTCTGAAAACTTGGCAACAAGCAGAACGCACCTACGCCAAAGCTGGCGATCGCGTCGGAGAAATAGGTAGCCAAATTAACCAATCCCAAGCTTTGCGCTCTTTAGGATTTTATCGCAGAGCGCAGAAGTTGTTGACAACTGTCAATAATAAGCTGCAAAGTCAGCCTGATTCCCTACTAAAAGCACAAGCGTTGCAAAGTCTGGGAGTGGCTTTACAGGTAGTAGGAGATTTACAAAAATCTCAGGAAGTCTTAAAGCAAAGTTTGGTAATTAGCGATCGCCTCAAATCTAGCGCAGACACCAGTAGTATTCTTTTTAGCTTGGGAAATACTGCCAGAGACTTACAGCAAACGCAAGCAGCTTTGGATTACTATCAACAAGCAGCAGCAAAGGCAACTAATCCCCGGGTGCAAGTGGAAGCCCAGTTGAACCAACTCAGTCTTTATGCAGAAACCTCACAGTGGGAACAAGCGAAGTCTTTATTAGCACCAATTAAATCTCAACTAGACAACCTTCCCCCCTCTCGCGCATCTGTCTATGCAGCTGTTAACTTTGCCCGCAGTCTTTCTCGGTTGGCGAAACAGGATGGAAGAGAGTCTGCACGCTCTCAAGAAGCAGCACGGATTTTGGCTCGTGGAGTCAAGCAAGCAGAAACATTGGGAGATATGCGCGCCAAAGCCAATGCTTTAACTCAGCTAGGAGAATTGTATCTGCAAACACAGCAACTAGACCCAGCGTTGAAACTCACGCAACAAGCCCAACAAATAGCTGAAGAGATTAACGCTAATAGTATTGCCTACCAAGCTTATTGGCAAATGGGGCGCATCCACAAAATTCAAGGGGATACCGAAGCTGCGATCGCAGCATACAAATTATCAGTCGATGCTCTCAAGACTTTGCGTAGTGACTTGGTAGCGATTAATCGGGATGTGCAATTTTCCTTTCAAGAAAGTGTAGAACCCGTTTATCGGGAGTTTGTAGAGCTGTTGTTACAATCCAACCCCAGCCAAGAAAACTTAAAGCAAGCCCGAGAAACAATTGAAGTCCTGCAATTAGCCGAATTAGATAATTTCTTTCGCGAAGCCTGTTTAGAAGCCAAACCACAGCTGATTGAACAGATCGATCCGACTAAGACAACAGCGGTGATTTATCCGATTATTTTGCCCGATCGCTTAGAAGTAATTGTATCTATTCCCGGAAAATCTCTTTCGAGCTACAAGATTTCTCTACCCAAAGCTGACATCGAAAACAGCATCCAAAAGATGCGTCAATCCCTCAATCCCGCTTACTCCAATGAGGAACGTTTGCGGCTGTATCAACAGCTGTATGAATGGCTGATTCGTCCAGCGGAACCTCAGTTAGCTAACAGCGGCGTGAAAACTCTGGCATTTGTGCTCGATGGTTCCTTGCGAAATCTGCCCATGTCTGTTTTACATGATGGCAAACAGTATCTGGTAGAGAAATATAGCGTCGCTCTTTCACCAGGAATGCAGTTGTTGCAAGCGCGATCGCTCAAACAGGATAATTTGAAAGTGATTACAGCGGGACTGAGTGAAGCCCGTCCAGGCTTTAAAGCCTTACCGGCAGTACACTTGGAAGTCAAAAAAATTGCCTCGGCAGTTAAGAGTCAACAACTTTTAAATGAAAAATTTACTCGCGCCAACCTACGAAAAACTATCCAATCAAAGCCTTTTTCGATTTTGCATTTGGCTACTCACGGTCAGTTTAGTAGTCAATCTGATGATACTTTTATACTCGCTTGGGATCAAAAGATTAATGTCAAGGAATTGGGCGAATTAATCAAATCCAGAGAGGAAGATGAAGCTAGCCCAATAGAATTATTGGTTCTCAGCGCCTGTCAGACAGCTAAAGGGGATAATCGTGCTGTCTTGGGATTGGCAGGAGTAGCAGTCCATTCCCGCGCCCGCAGTACCTTAGCTACCCTGTGGGCTGTCAAAGACGAATCTACAGCCAAATTTATGGGAGAGTTTTATAAACAACTCAGCCAACCAGGAACCAGTAAAGCGGAAGCTTTGCGAAAAGCCCAAATGGCATTTTTGCAAGATGCGAATTTTTCCCATCCCTATTATTGGGCACCGTTTGTCTTGATAGGAAATTGGTTGTAA
- a CDS encoding hybrid sensor histidine kinase/response regulator yields MNSSSSEHATILVADDNPTNLKVLCSAIANLGWEILVATDGESAIEQAEYAHPDLILLDVMMPGMDGFETCQKLKENTITQDIPIIFMTALSETIDKVKGLSLGAVDYITKPFQPEEVIARINIHLKLCFLTRQLAVYNTELEQLVQERTAQLSQAQQELHESQLQLVQFEKISSLGQLVAGVAHEINNPLTFIGTSLDFLDNFISDLLYHLKLYHQFYPHPVEEIVEDAKDIELERMIVDIPKMISSMNVGVERIHKISTSLRIFSRSDIFHKTSFNIHEGIESTLVLLKYRLQIHKNRLDVEVIKNYGNLPLVDCFPGQLNQVFMNIISNAIDAFDESASKILNEGKKFQGKIHISTAVKDNTHIIISIKDNGAGISPEVKERIFEQFFTTKAVGKGTGLGLSISRQIVEKQHKGKLSCFSKVGEGTEFVIEIPIK; encoded by the coding sequence ATGAATAGTAGTTCCTCTGAACATGCCACTATCCTAGTTGCTGATGATAACCCCACAAATCTGAAAGTCCTATGTAGTGCCATTGCCAACTTGGGATGGGAAATTTTAGTTGCCACTGATGGTGAAAGTGCGATTGAACAAGCAGAATATGCTCACCCCGACCTGATTTTATTAGATGTCATGATGCCGGGAATGGATGGGTTTGAAACCTGCCAAAAACTTAAGGAAAATACTATAACTCAGGATATACCCATAATTTTTATGACCGCTCTTTCGGAAACCATTGATAAGGTCAAAGGTCTTTCTCTCGGAGCAGTAGATTACATTACCAAACCTTTTCAACCAGAAGAAGTTATAGCTAGAATTAATATCCATTTAAAGCTGTGTTTTTTGACGCGACAACTTGCAGTTTATAATACGGAACTAGAGCAGCTAGTACAAGAACGTACGGCACAACTTTCTCAAGCCCAGCAAGAATTACACGAATCTCAACTCCAACTAGTACAATTTGAAAAAATTTCTTCCCTCGGTCAGTTAGTTGCTGGTGTTGCCCATGAGATTAATAATCCTCTTACTTTTATAGGAACTAGTTTAGACTTTCTGGATAATTTTATATCTGACCTCTTGTACCATTTAAAACTCTATCATCAATTTTATCCTCATCCAGTTGAGGAAATTGTCGAAGATGCTAAAGACATAGAATTGGAAAGGATGATTGTAGATATACCAAAAATGATTTCATCCATGAATGTGGGTGTAGAACGCATTCACAAAATCAGTACTAGTCTACGCATTTTTTCCAGATCCGATATTTTCCATAAAACCTCCTTTAATATTCATGAAGGTATTGAAAGTACCTTGGTACTCCTCAAGTATCGTCTACAAATTCATAAAAATCGTCTCGATGTTGAAGTTATTAAGAACTATGGCAATTTACCATTAGTTGATTGCTTTCCCGGACAACTCAATCAAGTATTTATGAATATTATTTCCAATGCCATAGATGCTTTCGATGAATCTGCTAGTAAAATTTTGAACGAAGGCAAAAAATTTCAAGGCAAGATTCATATTTCTACAGCCGTAAAGGATAACACTCATATTATTATCTCCATAAAAGATAATGGAGCAGGGATATCACCTGAGGTCAAAGAACGAATATTTGAACAATTTTTTACTACCAAGGCTGTAGGTAAAGGAACTGGTCTGGGTTTGTCAATTTCTCGACAGATTGTGGAAAAACAGCACAAAGGTAAGCTTAGCTGTTTTTCAAAAGTAGGAGAAGGAACAGAATTTGTAATTGAAATTCCAATTAAATAA